AGCTCGGCCGGGTCGGGTACTCGGTGAACCTGATGCTCACTCGGCTCGAGCACGCCTTCAAGGAGCAGCGCAGCTCGGAGAACCGGCTGCGGCGGTTCGTCGCCGACGCCTCGCACGAGCTGCGCACCCCGCTCGCCTCGATCCGCGGATACGCGGAGCTCTTCCGCCGCGGGGCGGCCTCCCGGCCGGAGGACCTGGCGCTGGCGATGCGCCGGATCGAGTCGGAGGCGGAGCGGATGGGCGTGCTGGTGGACGAGCTGCTGCTGCTGGCCCGGCTGGACTCGGGCCGGCCGCTCGAACGCACGGTGGTGGACCTGACCGCGCTCATCGCCGACGCGGCGCGCGACTCGACGGCGGCCGACCCGCGGTGGCCGGTCGAGGCGGCAAACGACGCGTCCGCACCGGTGCACGTGATCGGCGACGTGGACCGGCTGCGCCAGGTGCTGGCCAACCTGCTCGCCAACGTGCGCGCGCACACGCCGCCCGGCACGCCGGCCACGATCTCGGCGCGGCGTACCGAGGGCGGGGCGGTGATCGAGGTGGCCGACTCGGGGCCGGGGCTGACGTCGGATCAGCAGGGGATGGTGTTCGAGCGCTTCTACCGCGGGGACGCCTCGCGCGGGCGCGGGCGCGACGGGGAGGGCGGCGGCTCCACCGGCGGCAGCGGGCTCGGGCTGTCCATCGTGGCCTCGGTGGCCGAGGCGCACGGCGGCCGGGCGCGGGTGGTCTCCGCGCCCGGCGCCGGCTGCGTGTTCACCGTGGCGCTGCCGGTGCCGGGGCCGCGGAGCGCCGATCTCACAAACGCACAAACTTCGGGGGAAGCCCGGGCCACAATCGCACAAACTCAGATCAACGAGTGAGTGTCCTACGATCCGAGGCCTGGGCCGCCTCGCGGGGCTCAGTCGAAGATGGGCTCGCGGGTGCGGGTCCGCTTGAGCTCGAAGAAGCCGTCGGTGCCTGCCACGAGCAGCACGCCGTCCCACAGCTTCGCCGCCGCTTCGCCCTTGGGCGCCGGCGAGACCACCGGGCCGAAGAACGCCACGCCCTCGGTCGCGATCACCGGGGTGCCCACGTCCATGCCGACCTGGTCCATGCCGGCGTGGTGCGAGGCCTTGAGCGCCTCGTCGTACGCGTCGGTCTCGGCGGCGTCGGCGAGCTCGGCCGGCAGGCCCACCTCGGTCAGCGCGGCCTCGATGGTCTCCCGGTTGAACTCCTGCTTGCCGATGTGGCGGCGGGTGCCGAGGGCGTCGTAGAGCGGGCGCACGACCTCGTCGCCGTGCTGCTGCTGGGCCGCGATCAGCACCCGGACCGGGCCCCAGCCGCGCTGGAGCATCTCCTTGTACTGCTCCGGCAGCTCGTCCCGGCCGCTGTTGAGCACCGAGAGCGACATCACGTGGAAGCGCACGTCGACCGGACGCTGCTTCTCCACCTCCAACAGCCAGCGGCTGGTCATCCAGGCCCACGGGCACAGCGGGTCGACCCACAGGTCGGCGACCGCTCGGTTCTGCGCAGATTCCGTCATGACTGCTCGCAACACCGGCGCGCACGGCGGCATTCCCGCCCTGCGCCCGCCGCGCGCCGGGCCGGAGGGCATACGATCCTTCCCAGCACAAGACACCTGACCACCGCACCCCAGTAAGGAGCCGTGCAATACAGTGCCCGGTACCAATCTGACTCGTGAAGAGGCGGCCGAACGCGCCCGCCTGCTGTCGGTCTCGTCCTACGAGGTCGAGCTCGATCTCACGGCGGGAGCCGAGGACTTCGATTCCGTCAGCGTCATCCGCTTCACCGCCGAGCCCGGTTCGGCCACCTTCGCCGATCTGGTCACCGAGGGTCCGGTGCGCCGGATCGTGCTCAACGGCCGCGAGCTCGACGCGGCCGAGGTCTTCGCCGACTCGCGCATCAGGCTCGAGGGCCTGGCCGAGCAGAACGTGCTCGAGGTGGCGGCGTCCTGCCAGTACAGCCACACGGGTGAAGGCCTGCACCGGATGGTGGATCCGGTGGACGGCGGCGTCTTCCTCTACACCCAGTTCGAGGTGCCGGACGCGCGGCGCGTGTTCGCTGCCTTCGAGCAGCCCGACCTCAAGGCCACCTTCCGGTTCACCGTCACCGCGCCGGCCGACTGGGCGATGTTCTCCAACTCCCCCACGCCGGACCCGGAGCCGGCCGGCGAGGGCAAGGCGGTCTGGCGCTTCGAGCCGACCGCGCGGATCTCGACCTACATCACGGCCCTGGTGGCCGGCGAGTACGGCGTGGTGCGCAAGGACTACACCTCGGCCGACGGCACGGTGATCCCGATGGCCGTCGCCGCGCGGCGTTCGCTGATGGAGTACCTCGACGCGGACGAGCTGTTCGACATCACCTTCAAGGGCTTCGACTACTTCCAGGCGCTGTTCGACCACCCGTACCCGTTCCCCAAGTACGACCAGCTGTTCGTGCCCGAATACAACGCGGGCGCGATGGAGAACGCCGGGTGCGTCACCTTCCGCGAGGACTACGTCTTCCGGTCCAAGACCACCGACGCCTCGTATGAGCGCCGGGCCGAGACCATCCTGCACGAGCTCGCCCACATGTGGTTCGGCGACCTCGTGACCATGGAGTGGTGGAACGACCTGTGGCTCAACGAGTCCTTCGCCACCTACGCCTCAGTGCGCTGCCAGGCCGAGGCCACCCGCTGGACCGGGGCCTGGACCACCTTCGCCAACACCGAGAAGACCTGGGCGTACGCGCAGGACCAGCTGCCCTCCACGCACCCGATCGTGGCCGAGA
This genomic window from Actinospica robiniae DSM 44927 contains:
- a CDS encoding sensor histidine kinase → MCPQRLFRHVRQQRVSLRARLLRTVLFRLVLALTLADAATSWAVHDLLLRDLDSQLSATAVLADQYVIAQHVANQAPDLTGTTSKQWSQASGQGLLPALLLMRLADGSQQTIGGGPSISPSMTPGLKGTGSDQDGAKFYTASLPSGDGSTRTYRIRVSYLPDDEGTLVLASSEQAVSDTMVHIGEIEVVTWLLALTTVGLMTSRKIRRQLRPFERMGETIVEIGSGDLDQRVSPADPRTELGRVGYSVNLMLTRLEHAFKEQRSSENRLRRFVADASHELRTPLASIRGYAELFRRGAASRPEDLALAMRRIESEAERMGVLVDELLLLARLDSGRPLERTVVDLTALIADAARDSTAADPRWPVEAANDASAPVHVIGDVDRLRQVLANLLANVRAHTPPGTPATISARRTEGGAVIEVADSGPGLTSDQQGMVFERFYRGDASRGRGRDGEGGGSTGGSGLGLSIVASVAEAHGGRARVVSAPGAGCVFTVALPVPGPRSADLTNAQTSGEARATIAQTQINE
- a CDS encoding DsbA family protein, coding for MTESAQNRAVADLWVDPLCPWAWMTSRWLLEVEKQRPVDVRFHVMSLSVLNSGRDELPEQYKEMLQRGWGPVRVLIAAQQQHGDEVVRPLYDALGTRRHIGKQEFNRETIEAALTEVGLPAELADAAETDAYDEALKASHHAGMDQVGMDVGTPVIATEGVAFFGPVVSPAPKGEAAAKLWDGVLLVAGTDGFFELKRTRTREPIFD